Genomic segment of Bicyclus anynana chromosome 7, ilBicAnyn1.1, whole genome shotgun sequence:
CAATGACTCTGTATCTAACTGGTGCACGATTTCTGCCGGTGTTCCacaaggtggcgtgttgtctcctctccttttttcaattttcattagttctatcactcttcagctttcttctctctaccacctGTATGCGGATGATCTCCAAATATACGTTCAGGCCAAACTGTCTGATTTGCCTAAtgcaataaatgttataaataaggatttagaTTCGATAGTACAATGGAGCAATTCATACGGTCTGAAAGTGAATCCTTCCAAAACTCAAGTTATAGTTATAGGTAGTCATAATTTGGTAGCACGCATTGATTGGGCTTTTATTCCTAGTGTAGTTTTTGATGGAACGTAtgtgccatttagtgacacgATTAAAAACCTCGGTGTTACTTTCGATAAGTATTTTACTTGGGCACCCCAGGTAAGTGAGGTCAGTAGGAAGGTGTTTGCATCTATAGGGTCACTTCGAAGATTAAGAAATTTCCTTCCagtatctactaaaattgcgcttgcacaatcACTCCTACTACCAATTCTCGATTATGCTGACACGTGTTATCTTAATTTGAGTGAGAAACTGCTTGATAAgcttgagcgcattcagaacatttgtataagattcatatttggacttcgcaaatatgatcatatttccgaatttcgcgataaactcaagtggccttcaattcgccttcgcaggaatactcacattctttttattttatataacgtcCTTTTTAACCCTGCTACTCCCCCATATCTAAAGGAGCGATTTAACTTTCTCAGTGATTCTCATTGTCGCTCACTTCGATCTGAGGATAATTTCattctaaaaattccttcccataatacttcctatTATTCTAAATCATTCTCTGTAAAAGCTGCTCGCCTCTGGAATTCCTTACCTCTCGAGGCTCGGCGTGCGCAATCTCTAGCTTCTTTCAAACAACTGGTAAATATGCACTTCTTTCCTCCTTGACCTTTTTATCATtccgtatttattttcgtttaaatgattttatttatttgttcatgtttaaataattgttgatgttgtcttgtttcttactttttacatctaaattatttaaataaaattttcgtatgtatgcttatgttatatatatatatatatatatatatatatatttatttgtaagtatccttatttatgtaggaatatatgtaattgttggtaggtatgtatgtatatttgtacgtgttcatatatatatataaatatattgattttgattttatatattattatctaagtgtaatatatcttctacttctctttttatgtgtacacccgtcattatgcattattccttgtatttattttctcttttttcgattggttgtctggaagagatcgctcattagcgataaggccgccaattgtacattagtttttaagttaatttcttgcctgttattattatttttggtgtacaataaagtatatttcattcattcattcattcaattatattattattagagatGTGTCAAAGGCGGGCCCTTAACCAATAACCAATAGGTACTGTACCCCAATTGATTTGAGTACAATTAATCACGTAACTCGTCATTCCATTCACTATCGCTAAACGAATCTCCCGTCACAATACATCGGCTCTCATTCATTAGACCGGTCAACGGTGtcaaaagttaaataattaagtcGATAATGATTGTTAAGGTGCACTTTCATTAGCACTTTTAGCTAGAGGGCTCAGATAAATTTTGGACTTTATAATTTTCGGATAGCTGAAACCTACCGAGAAACACAAAGAGAGTTTATCGCTAGATTTCGGTTGAGGCTAGTTATGGTTAAGAGTTCCATAACAATGATTTTTGGTTAGTGAAATATCTATGAGTATCAGAACATAGTAGCTGTGAGTAGTATTGTTTGAGTAACTCTCgtctattactactactacgGACGTAACTAACCACGTTCAAAAGCATAGAAAAATCCCTTGAACGACATAATGTACCTTCAACAATAAGAAAATGGATAAACGCCCTCTTATCACTCAGGGcgatacaaataaacataaatggaAAAATCCAAGCCATCGCTGCCAGAGGATGCCCTCAAGGAGGTGTACTCTCACCACTACTATGGAACTTGGTGGCAAATGAACTAATCAGCAAACTGAACAACAAAGGCTTCCTAACAATAGGGTACGCCGACGACCTAACAATACTTATaggaggaaaacatgaaaacacCCTTAGTGGAATAATGCAAGATGCACTCAAGCAGATAGAGAAATGGTGTACACTCAACGAACTATCTGTTAACCCCAGAAAAACAGAACTCATTCTGTTCACACACAAAAGAAAACCAAACATTCCAAAAACACCGACTTTATTCAAAGTAACCCTAAAGCTAACCACAGAAGTAAAATACTTAGGGGTAACACTAGATCAACAGTTAAACTggaaaaaacatattgaaacgaaaattcaaaaatctacAATCATCCTATGTCAGTGCAAACGCATGATAGGCAAAACATGGGGACTAAAACCGCACATAATGAAGTGGCTATACCTTACAGTCGTAAGAAGCTCAGTGACATATGCTTCTATAGTCTGGTGGCCAAAAGTGCTccaaacaacaacacaacaggaacttcaaaaattccaaagacAAGCACTGCTATCCATAACGGGCAGTATGTGCACAACACCTACGGCTGCAATGGAAGTAATACTAGGAATCCCTCCATTACACCTCCACATAAAAGAGGAAGCAACGCTTACAGCCCTTAGACTAAAAACATGCGGGTTgtggaaacaaacaaacacagccCACACTAACATCTTAAAAGAGGGAATACAAATGAACCCAAGTATGGAGTGGATATGCGATAAAACACAGAAACAATTTGTGATGGACAAACCCTACAAAATCAACACTGAGGAGGCCGGTGACTACTACACAAACCCTGACGCCCTAGATGTGTACACGGATGGGTCGAAGACTGACACAGGTACTGGAGCAGGAGTCTACTGCCAAGACCTCAACATACGGATTGCACAAGCGCTTGGTAAGCACAACTCAGTCTTCCAGGCAGAATGCGTCGGCATCACAACTGCGGCTGTTGCCGTGACCAACAgacaggtaacaaattttaacattaatatacttAGCGACAGTCAAGCAGTACTAAAAGCACTGGCAAAACACTCGACTACGTCAAAACTACTGCTAGACTGTCACAAGGCCCTAACAAAACTTGCAACAAATAACTTAGTTACATTAAGATGGATAAAGGGACACAGCGGAATCTTAGGTAATGAAGCGGCTGATGAACTGGCGCGTCGCGCCACGACACTGAAGGTAGTAGGGCCCGAACCAATAGTATCCATACCATTCAGTGAATACAAAACATGGCTGCACAAACAAACCATCAGAACCCACGCCGAACTATGGGACAGCATAACCACATGTAGACATACAAAAGAGGCACTCCCAGGCCTCGACCCAAGGA
This window contains:
- the LOC128198266 gene encoding uncharacterized protein LOC128198266 codes for the protein MEWICDKTQKQFVMDKPYKINTEEAGDYYTNPDALDVYTDGSKTDTGTGAGVYCQDLNIRIAQALGLTDSPLCRACMEEDETPLHVMLSCRGVTEQRATYIGSSATLHEAIGDLGGLLSFWSELGWME